AGGTAGAGGTCATATAATGAGTCCCTCATGAAGGAAATGAATTTGACTTTTAAAATTTATTTTTTCTTGAGTGAACTTATACATTTTAAACTGTGAGCTTTCAAAGATTTGTAATTTCGCAAGTCGCAGAGATTTGAAGCTTGCTTATAACAAACGTCCATAGCGTGCAATGACGTTAAACTGCTGACGGTAATCCTACACAAGCGTTCAAGACTTTATGATGTGTATGGGAAGTAACCATGATGATAGATTATATACGGAGGTTCGTAATTGAGCATTAACTCTATGGAATACTCTTAGTGGCGAAATTGAAAGGTCTAAATGAAATTCAGTAAAGTTGCTATTTCAACTGGTGTTCTTGCTTCATTCATGTTTATCGGTACTGGTATGGCCCACGCGGACACACCAAAACAAACTACACATGATGTTGCAATTGAAGTTATTAACGGTAACTACGGTACAGGTCAAGAGCGTGTCACAATGTTGACAAACAAAGGTTTTGACTTTGAAGACGTACAAACAGAAGTTAACAACATTTTGTTAGGAAAAGCTTCAGCAACTCCTACAACTGCCAAAAAAGTTGAAACACAACCTGCTAAATCTAAAGTAGCACAAACTATATCAGGGCTTGACTTAGGTCAAACTTCTGGTCAAGTAAATATTGAAGCCCTTGCCAACTACATGGTTTCTAATACTGCCAACGCAGCAGGATATTCTGCAAGCGAATGGGCATATATTATTGAACATGAGTCTAATGGACGTGCAGATGTTGCAAATGCAAGTTCAGGGGCATACGGTGCGTTCCAATTGTTAGGCCACGGTGAATATGCTGGCATGACTCTTGCTGAACAAATCGAAATGGCAAGTAAACTCCCTGCAGGAAGCTGGGTTGTTTATAACTAATAGGAAGTGAAGTGCTATTCGTTTCCTGGAGTGCTTAACTAAGATTAAACATTCAAGGCTATCACAAACAGTGAAGGCCTTTTTGTTTTGCCCTTAACCCTTTTTAAAAATAAAAAATCAAAAAAACTCTTAAAAAAATTAAAATTATATGTTATAATAAAGAAGTAGATTTAGTAAAGCTTACTAAATTCATAACAATTAAAGAGACAATATAGGTTGGGCGCAAGCTTCAAGAGATTTCCTCCGAGGGTAAGGAGGAGATTTTTTGATAGCTTGCGCCCTTTTTGTTTACATT
This window of the Lactococcus garvieae subsp. garvieae genome carries:
- a CDS encoding transglycosylase; translated protein: MKFSKVAISTGVLASFMFIGTGMAHADTPKQTTHDVAIEVINGNYGTGQERVTMLTNKGFDFEDVQTEVNNILLGKASATPTTAKKVETQPAKSKVAQTISGLDLGQTSGQVNIEALANYMVSNTANAAGYSASEWAYIIEHESNGRADVANASSGAYGAFQLLGHGEYAGMTLAEQIEMASKLPAGSWVVYN